In one Methanosphaera sp. WGK6 genomic region, the following are encoded:
- a CDS encoding O-acetylhomoserine aminocarboxypropyltransferase/cysteine synthase family protein, producing MAYEIKNKKNIATIGLHAGQEETDESGSRAVPIYQTTSYVFKDTDEAAGRFALTVPGNIYSRLTNPTTDAFEKRIAAIEGGTAAYATSCGLAAIFYTIINLTKVGDNIVSADNLYGGTFELFENTLEDLGRSVKFVDSQKPEEFEAAIDDKTKAIYVESIGNPKLDVPDFEVLADIAHSHGIPLIADNTVGVGTIRPFDHGADIIASSATKYIGGHGTTLGGVIIENGNFPWDNGNFPALVEPDATYNGLSFYKDVGPEAAFTTRIRAVLGRDTGAVPSPFGSFLLLQGLETLDLRIKQHGENALAVAKHLEAHPKVAWVTYSGLESSPNHEIASKYVEKGYGGIVSFGLKAGYDGAIDFINNTELLSLLANIGDAKSLVIHPASTTHSQLTEEQQKATGVTPDLIRLAVGIEDLEDILADIDQALEKL from the coding sequence ATGGCTTATGAAATAAAAAATAAAAAAAATATAGCAACAATAGGATTACATGCAGGACAAGAAGAAACAGACGAATCTGGATCAAGAGCAGTACCAATATACCAAACAACATCCTATGTATTCAAAGACACAGATGAAGCAGCAGGAAGATTTGCATTAACAGTACCTGGAAATATATACAGTAGATTAACAAACCCAACCACAGATGCATTCGAAAAAAGAATAGCTGCAATTGAAGGTGGAACAGCAGCATATGCAACATCATGTGGATTAGCAGCTATATTTTACACAATAATTAACCTAACAAAAGTAGGTGACAATATTGTATCAGCAGATAATCTCTATGGTGGAACATTCGAATTATTCGAAAACACATTAGAAGACCTTGGAAGAAGTGTAAAATTCGTAGATTCACAAAAACCAGAAGAATTTGAAGCAGCAATTGATGATAAAACAAAAGCAATATATGTTGAATCAATAGGAAATCCTAAATTAGATGTACCTGACTTTGAAGTACTAGCAGATATTGCTCACAGTCATGGAATACCACTTATAGCAGATAATACAGTAGGTGTAGGTACAATAAGACCATTTGATCATGGAGCGGATATTATTGCAAGTTCTGCAACAAAATATATTGGAGGGCATGGAACAACTCTAGGTGGAGTAATCATAGAAAATGGAAATTTCCCATGGGATAATGGAAACTTCCCAGCACTAGTAGAACCAGATGCAACATACAATGGATTATCATTCTACAAAGATGTAGGTCCAGAAGCTGCTTTCACCACAAGAATAAGAGCAGTACTTGGAAGAGATACTGGAGCAGTACCAAGTCCATTCGGTTCTTTCTTATTACTACAAGGATTAGAAACATTAGATTTAAGAATAAAACAACATGGTGAAAATGCATTAGCAGTAGCAAAACACTTAGAAGCACATCCTAAAGTAGCATGGGTAACTTACTCTGGACTTGAAAGTAGTCCAAACCATGAAATAGCTTCAAAATATGTTGAAAAAGGATATGGTGGAATAGTATCATTTGGACTTAAAGCAGGATATGATGGAGCAATCGACTTTATAAATAATACTGAATTATTATCATTACTTGCAAATATAGGTGATGCAAAATCATTAGTTATCCATCCAGCTTCCACAACACACTCTCAACTAACAGAAGAACAACAAAAAGCAACTGGAGTAACACCTGATCTTATAAGATTAGCTGTAGGTATAGAAGATTTAGAAGATATTCTTGCAGATATTGATCAAGCATTAGAAAAACTTTAA